The stretch of DNA TCGACCGCGGCGTCGAAGCCGAGTTCGGACGTCAGCCAGTGGCACTTGTCCTTGCCGCCGGCGATGCCGACGACATGGCAGCCCTTGATCTTCGCGATCTGCCCGACGATCGATCCAACCGAACCGGCAGCAGCCGAGACCACCACCGTCTCGCCTTCCCTGGGCTTGCCGACCTGCAGCAGACCGAAATAAGCGGTGAGGCCGGCGATGCCGTAGACGCTGAGCAGATGCGTCATCGGCTCCATGTCAGGCATCTTCGTGAGATGCTTTGCCGGCACCGCCGCGTAATCCTGCCAGCCGGTGTCGCCGAACACGATATCTCCAGGGGCAAGTCCGGGCGCCTTCGAGGAAACGACTTCGGCGATGCTGCCGCCGGCCATCACGGTGTTGGCCTCGACGGCGGCGCGATAGGTGGCGCCGTGCATCCACGCCCGGTTGGCGGCATCGAGCGAGATATAGCGTGCCTTCACGAGCACCTCGCCGTCCTTCGGCTCGGGCAGTTTCCCGCTGACCATTTTGAAATGCTCGGGTCCGAGCTTGCCGGTCGGCTTCTCGACCAGCAGAATCTGACGATTGACAGTGTCGTTCATGATGTTCTCTCCCCTTGGCGTTGTTGTTCTGGCGTTTCCGGATGCAATTGACTGCGCATCAGGCGATCACCTGCACAGATTGTGCGCTGCATGAACGCTAGTCGGCGCGCGCGCATTTCACAACGGGAACATTCTGGCAAGCGTGCAAAACGCCGCAAGCTTGTTGCGTCCCCATGCAAATCTGCCAAACTTGTGGTTGCCGAAACTTACGGGGGTAAGAAATGTCCAGCAGGTTTACGCAGTACATCCTGATCGCGATGGCGCTCGGCATTGTGATGGGGACCATCGTTTTCAACTATATGCCTGAGAACCGCGTGGAGATCGCGGCATCCGTAAACCTGATTGCGATGCTGTTCCTGCGCCTGATCAAGATGATCATCGCGCCTTTGGTGTTCGCTACCCTGGTCGGGGGCATCGCGCATATGGGCTCCGGCTCGAAGCTCGGTCGCGTGTTCGCCAAGACGATGGGCTGGTTCGTCAGCGCCTCCTTTGTCTCGCTGCTGCTCGGCCTGGTGATGGTCAACCTGCTGCAGCCTGGCGCCAACTTTCCCGGTACGCTGCCGGACAAGGCGCAATCAACCGGCTTGCCGGTCTCGGCGTTCTCGATCGAAAAATTCCTGACCCACCTGATCCCGACCTCGATCGCGGACGCGATGGCGCAGAACGAAATCCTGCAGATCGTGGTGTTCGCGGTGTTCTTTGCGGTAGCGCTCGGCGCGATGCCGGAGCGCGCCAAGCCGATCATGGGGCTGATCGACGACCTCGCCCACATCATGCTGAAAGTGACCGGTTATGTGATGCTGTTCGCGCCGATCGCGGTGTGGGCGGCGATCATGGCGACCGTGTCGAAGAACGGCCTCGGCGTGCTGTGGAAGCTGATCGTCTTCATGGGCGGTTTCTATCTCTCGCTTCTGATCCTGTGGGGCATCCTGGTCGTGGTCGGCTTCATGGTGATCGGACCGCGATACAGTCACCTGCTGCGCTTGATCCGCGAGCCGCTGATGATCGCGTTCTCGACCGCATCCTCGGAGGCCGCCTATCCGAAGACGCTGGAAGGCCTCAATCGCTTCGGCGCCTCCTCGCGGATTTCGTCCTTCGTGCTGCCGCTCGGCTATTCCTTCAACCTCGACGGCACGATGATGTATTGCACCTTCGCCAGCGTTTTCATCGCGCAGACCTATCACATCGACATGTCGCTCGGCACCCAGCTTGCGATGCTGGCAACGCTGATGATCACCTCGAAGGGCGTTGCCGGCGTGCCGCGTGCTTCCCTCGTCGTGATCGCCTCGACGCTCAGCCAGTTCGGCATTCCCGAGGCCGGCCTGCTGATGATCATGGGCATCGATACCTTCCTCGACATGGGGCGCAGCGCCACCAACGTGATCGGCAATTCGCTGGCGACCGCCGTGGTGGCGAAGTGGGAGGGCGAGCTGAAGGCCGAGCACGAGCTCGGGCCGGATGACGCGGTTCCATCCGATGCCGTTCCGGGCGACGCCGTGCCGGCTCAGTGAGGGGAGAGATGCATGCATCAGTTCCCAAGGAGGTTGGCAGGGGTCGGCGGAATGCTGCTGGCCGCGTGCCTGCTGGCCACGCCGGCGCCCGCCCAGACCGCCAGCGAAGGGCTTAGCCCGACGCTCGCCAACATCAAGCGAACGCATGTCGTGCGTCTCGGCTACCGCGAGAGCTCGCCGCCGTTCTCGTTCCTGGATCACTCCAACCGGCCGATCGGCTACAGCCTCGAACTCTGCGAGGCGATCGTCGAGGAGATCGGGATCGAGGTCGACGATGCCAATCTCAAGATTGAATACGTCAAGGTCACTTCGGATGACCGCATTCAGGCGGTGGTGCAGAACAAGATCGACCTCGAATGCGGTTCGACCACGGCCAATGCCGAGCGCGCGAAACAGGTGGCGTTCTCGCCGCTGATATTCGTGGCCGGCACCAAGCTGATGGTGCCGAAGGCGTCCACCATCTCGGCGCCCACGGATCTGAAGGGCAAGACCGTGGTGGTGACGAAAGGCACCACCAACGAGCAGGCGATGCACACGATCGACAAGAAATTCTCGCTCGGCCTCAACATCGTGACGGCGCCCGATCACGAGCAATCCTATCAGACGCTGGTGGACGGCAAGGCCGATGCGTTCGCGACAGATGACATCCTGCTTTACGGCCTGATCGCGCGGCACAAGGCGCAGGATAAATTCAAGGTCACGGGCGAATATCTGTCCTACGATCCCTACGGCATCATGTTCCGCAAGGGCGAGCCGCAGTTGAAGGCCGTGGTCGACCGCACCTTCCGCAAGCTCGGCTCCGGCCGGGACCTGGTCCCGCTCTACAACAAATGGTTCGTCGCGCGGCTGCCGACCGGCGAAAGGCTGGGCGTGTCGATCTCGCCGCAGCTCGAAGAGGCCTTCAAGGTGCTCGACGATACGCAAGGGACGAGCAATTAGGGCGCCTTGGGAACATTGCAATCACGCCGTCATGCCCGGGCTTGTCCCGGGCATCCACGTTTTGGCGGTGATAAAGAAAGAAGGCGTGGATGGCCGGGACGAGCCCGCCATGACTGAAACCGCTAGAAAAACTTCAAGTCTTCCGCTCGGCCGCCTTTGGCGGCGGTCGCGTACTCGATCGCGAGGAATAATCCGCCGGCTACATAGATTTTTTGCCGCTTCGCCTTGGCCAGTTCCTGCGAGACACGAACCGCGTCCTCGATCGTCCTGGCAAGGCGAATAACCGCCTTCGGATTGGCAAGCCTCGCGGCGGCGGCGATCCCCTCGGCACTCGCTCCCTTGTGATGGGCTGCCGTGCAGATGATCGTATCGAACGATGGCGCCAGTGCGCCGATGATTTCGTCCGCCTTCTTGTCGCGCGAGGCGCCGGTGACAAGGATCCAATTGTCGGCGCCGTGGATCGCCGTGAGGCTTGCGAGCGATTGCCGGATGCCATCGGGGGTGTGGCCGACGTCGATCACGGTGAGCGGGTCGTGCTGGATGATTTCAAGCCGGCCGGGCCAGCGCGTATCGCGCAGGCCGGCGCGAACAGCGGTTTCGATCCGATCGGACGCCCTGCGCGGATGCTCACGTTGCAGCCAGAGCAGGAACAGGGCGGCAGCAATGGCGGCGTTGTTGAACTGGAATGCGCCCGGCAGGCTCACTTCGAGGCGGCGATAATCATGATATCCGAACTGGAAATCGAAGTGCTGGTCTGACGCGGCGGTCACCGCGTTATCGATACGGATATCATCGCGGATGAACAGCGGCGTGCAGCCGCACCCGCGATTATATTCGACGAGATGCGGCCGCAAGTCCCGGCAGTTCTCGCCATAGACGATCGTGCCGCCGGCGGCGCAGGCGTCGCTCTTGTCCGATACGATCAGTTCAAGCGAGTTTCCGAGCAGTTCGACATGCTCGTAATCAACCGAGGTGACGCAGGTCTCGCGCGCGCCGATCAGGCGGACCGGATCGTAGCGGCCGCCGATGCCGGCCTCGAACACGGCGAAGTCGCATCCGCTCGCCTGGAAGTGCAGGCAGGCGAGCGCAAACAGCGCTTCGAAAGCGCCGAACTGCTCGCCCATCTGCTTTGAGACGTCGGCGATGGCAGCTTCGACCCGCAGTTTCAGGCGACCGAGCGCGTCGTCGCCGATCTCGACGCCACCGACCTGAACTCGTTCATTGAAGCGCAGCAGATGCGGCGAGGTGAAGAGGCCGGTCCGCAGACCATAGGCACGGGCGATAGCGGCGCACATCGCCGCGGTGCTGCCCTTGCCGTTCGAGCCGGTTACCACCACCGAGATGCGCTGCAGCCGCGCGCGATCGATTCCGAGCGCTTCCAGTAACCCGGCCATGCGCGCGAGGCAGATGCCATCGCCGTATTTCGGCAGGTCGAACACTTACAGTAGCCCCATGGCGGAGAAGGTGTGATGCCAGATCTTCAGGATCAGGTCGCCGCGATTGGAATCCTCCAGTAGCCGGATCGACGGGTTGGAGTTCACCTCGATGATCTCGATCGCATCCGGATCGCCGCCGATATCGACGAACATGTCGATGGCGGCGACGCGAAGTCCGATCGCACGGGCGGCTTGCCGCGAGAGCGTGATGGCCTTTTCGGATGGTGCATCCGCCAGCACCATCGTGCCCCCCGCGCTCAGATTCATCCGCCCGGGAATCTCCCGCCGTTCGCCCTTTGCCGGGACAGCATCGAGCGATGGATCATTGTTCGACAGCGAAGCCGGCGAGAGGCCGCGGGCGCGCAAGGTGTCGTTATGGGCGGCGAGCAACTCGCGAGCGGTGTGCACGCCGTCGCCTGTGACGGATGGCGGATATTTTCGAGCGCAATACAGCACGTCATCGTCGAGCAGGAACACGCGATACTCGATCCCTTCGATGATCGGCTGGATCAGTACCGCATCGTAATACTTCATGACGTCATCCAGATAGCGAACGAGCGCCGTTTCGCCATGAACGGCTTGCGCGAAATCGCCCCGCGATCCCGTGAGCGGCTTGACGAAGGCCGCTCCACCCAATCTCCTGAAACAGTCGGTGGTATCGCTTCGGTCATGTCCAACGGGGCGATGGGCGCGGTGGCGGTCGTGCAGGAAGAAATACTCACCGCCGAGCGCCGGCACGCCGGCTTCGCGCAGGATCCGGCTCGTAAAATGCTTGTCGGACGCCAGCGTCGAGGCGGTCGCGTTGTTTTGCGGATACCAGGAGCATCGGCCGGCGCCGAAATGAAGCATCCCGTTATGCGATGAGACGCTGAAAAGGAGTCCCGATCCGCCGTCGAGGTCGCGAAATTCCAGCCCGAATTCGGCGCAGGCGAATTCGGCATAGACCGACTGGTCCGGATAGAAGCCCGGTTTTCCCTCTCGAAACTCAGTTGGGCTTTGCATGCGATCTCTTTTGAAACGTTCTTAATTTGGTGTGGTCATTTATTGCCAGATCGATGCCGAATTCAGCAAGTTAATTGCGTGAGAAAGCGTTAACGAAGCGAATCGAACCTTTTTGCAAATTAGACCGACAGCCATTCCGAGTTCTCAATTGTGCTGCAGGTCATATTGACTATGTGTGTCCCGTGCGCAAATGAAGCGCCAAATCGCCAATGATTTCGCTGATTTTTGGCTCTTCGCGGCCCGAAAACCGAAACGTTCTACATCGAGACGTCAGGAAAAACGAAAACCCATGAGCGCATTCTATAGAGAGAAGGTTCTTTCTGTTCGCCACTGGACCGATACGCTTTTCAGCTTTCGGGCCACCCGCGATTCCGGTTTCCGCTTCCAGAACGGCCAGTTTGCGATGATCGGCCTCGAGGTCGAGGGCCGGCCGCTGCTGCGCGCCTACAGCATGGCGAGCGCCAATCACGAGGAAGAACTCGAATTCTTCTCCATCAAGGTCGCGGACGGGCCGCTGACCTCGAAGCTGCAGAAGATCCGCGAAGGCGATGAAATCCTGGTCGGCCGCAAGGCGACCGGCACGCTGATCACCGACAATCTGATTCCGGGCAAGCGCTTGCTGCTGCTGTCGACCGGAACCGGCCTCGCACCGTTCGCGAGCCTGATCAAGGACCCTGACGTCTATGAGCGGTTCGAGACCATCGTGCTCGTTCACGGCTGCCGTCAGGTTTCCGAACTCGCCTATGGCGAGGAACTCGTCGCCAAGCTGCGCGAGGACGAACTGTTCGGACCGCTGCTGTCGGAGAAGCTTTTGTATTACCCGACGGTGACCCGCGAGCCGTTCCGCAACCGCGGCCGCATCACGGACCTGATCTCGTCCGAGCAGTTGTTCAACGATATCCATCAGGCGCCGCTCAACATCGAGACCGACCGCATCATGATGTGCGGCAGCCCGGGGATGCTGGATGAGTTGAAGCAGATGTTCGAGTCCGGCGGCTTCCTCGAAGGCAGCCACAACACGCCCGGCCATTTCGTGATCGAGAAGGCGTTCGTCGAGCGGTGAGACGATCGAACCTTTATCCTTTGTCGTCCCTGCGAAAGCAGGGACCCATACGCCGCGGCCCATCTGTTAGGCGCTGGGGTGGTACCTTCTGCAACAATTAGAGCCGGTGGTTATGGGTCCCTGCGTTCGCAGGGACGACATGGCGCGAGATCCTCGCTCGCGTCCAGTAGCCCACCCCGTTCCCCCGCTGCCATAACACTCCCGAACGCCGCGCGGCCTGTGCCGGCGCGGCGATGAGGGAGTTCGTGCGTGTCGGTGCGCGAGGAGATCGGTCCGGCAAAGACCGCCTTTGTGTTTGCGGGCGGCGGCAGTTTCGGGGCCATTCAGGTGGGCATGCTGCATTCGCTCGCCGCCCACGGCGTCGCCGCGGATATGGTGGTTGGCTCCACCATTGGCGCCCTGAACGACGAGCGCCGGGCCGTTACGCTGCACTGCAAAAGCGACAGGTTTATTAAAGCCGCCAACTATTTTTTCGAGCCGACGTCACTTCCGTGAGCATCGCCCCGTATATCGTGTAGCGCTCGTTCCGGCGGTTGGACTAAGCTGGCGCCGGCGACACGACAATTCGGCTGAGGGATTCCATGGAAACGCTGCTGCTTCCGTTCTCGCCACGCTACATCGTGCTGACGATCTGCGCCGTCGTGACGGCCTTGCTGACCGGCATCGGGATTTTCGACCATAATCCGAAGGCGTGGGAAATCCTGCTGATCCCGATCGCGATTTTCGGCGCGCTCACATTTCTCGGCATTCGCGATCTGCTGCAGAAGAATCATGCCGTTCTGCGCAATTATCCGATTTCGGCGCATATTCGTTTCCTGCTCGAGGAAATTCGCCCGGAGATACGGCAATACTTCTTCGAGAGCGAGAAGGACGGCATGCCGTTCTCCCGCGACACCCGCGCTCTGGTCTATCAGCGCGCCAAGATGCAGCTCGACAAGCGGCCGTTCGGCACCCAGGAAGACGTCTATCGCGAGGGTTACGAATGGATGCATCATTCGGTGGCGCCGAAGGCTCGTAGCGGCGCGGAATTCCGCGTCACCGTCGGCGGTCCCGATTGCACCAATCCGTATTCGGCATCGGTCTTCAATATCTCGGCGATGAGTTTTGGCGCGCTCAGCCCCAACTCCGTGCGCGCGCTGAACGCCGGTGCCAGGAAGGGCGGCTTCGCGCACGACACCGGTGAGGGCGGTGTCAGCCCCTACCATCGCGAGAACGGCGGCGACATCATCTGGGAAATCGGCTCCGGCTATTTCGGTTGCCGCAACCGTGACGGCAGCTTCAATCCGGAGGAATTCGCGCGCATCTCGTCCGACGACCAGATCAAGATGGTCGAGCTCAAGATCAGCCAGGGCGCCAAGCCCGGTCATGGCGGCGTGCTGCCGGCAGCCAAGGTGTCGGAGGAGATCGCCAAGATCCGGGGCGTCCCTATGGGTGAGGATTGCATTTCGCCGGCCACCCACCGCGCGTTTTCGACACCGCTGCAGATGATGGCGTTTATCGGCGAGATGCGCAGGCTGTCGGGGGGCAAGCCGACCGGGTTCAAGATGTGTGTCGGCCACCCCTGGGAATTCTTGGGCATCTGCAAGGCGATGCTGGAGACCGGCATTTATCCTGACTTCATCGTCGTCGACGGCAATGAGGGCGGCACCGGCGCGGCCCCGCTGGAGTTCATGGATCATCTGGGGATGCCGATGCGCGAGGGCGTCAGCTTCGTCCACAACGCGCTGATCGGCATTAATGCGCGCGACCGCATCAGGATCGGCTGCGCCGGCAAGATCGCGACTGCCTTCGACATGGCCCGCGCCATGGCGATCGGCGCCGACTGGTGCAATTCCGCGCGCGGATTCATGTTCGCGCTCGGTTGCATCCAGTCCCTGAGCTGCCACACCGATCGCTGTCCGACCGGTGTGACCACGCAGGATCCTACCCGCGCCCGGGCGCTGGTGGTGCCACTCAAGACCGAGCGGGTCTACAGCTACCATCACGCCACCCTGCACGCGTTGTCCGAGCTTCTCGCCGCCGCCGGTCTCGACCACCCGCAGCAGCTGCGGCCGATCCACTTTTCGAAGCGGACGTCGAGCACCGAGGTCATGTCATTTGCAAAACTCTATCCGTCGCTGCGGCCGGGCGAGCTGATCGAAGGCACCCAGGATCCGCGCTTCCGCGACGCCTGGGCGATGGCGCGCGCGGATTCGTTCCAGCCCGTAGGGTAAAAATCCTGGCGGTTTCCCACGCTCTGTTGAATGTTGCCTGAATGGCTTCCGGTAAGGTTCCGGATTGCGGCAATTGTGGCAGCGTTAATTCGGGTTCACGCATCCGCGATGGTTCGGCGGTTGTGGGATTCCGCTCAATTATCTATACATGCAAGCATGTACGCCCTTCGCAGGAAGCCGGGGCTGGCCGGGTTTCGGTCACGCTGGTTGGCTCTGTTCTGTATCGCGCTGACCCTGTCGTTCGGCGCGACCGCGGCCGTGTCCGCGAGCGAGAGTGCGCATCATGAGGTCGAAGTCGCGCAAGCCGCGTCGCCTGCTACGACGATTATCTGCCTCGGTAACGACCGTTCCTGCGGACTGCCCGATCACGACGAGGATGATGTCGTGCCGCATCTTCACACGGTCGATGTCGGATCGGTTGGATTGCCCGCAGTCGAGGCGCCGGCCACGATCCACCAAGTGAAGGCAGAAAGCGTTCCACTGCCGGCAAACCTGTCTGTCGAGGGGTTGAAGCAGCCGACCCCCGAACGTCCCCCAAGAACCACCTGCATCTAGAGCGGCAGGCGCTTTTCGCGCCCTGCGAATGGATTCGAAACGGCGTCCATGCGCC from Bradyrhizobium sp. AZCC 1693 encodes:
- a CDS encoding ferredoxin--NADP reductase, which encodes MSAFYREKVLSVRHWTDTLFSFRATRDSGFRFQNGQFAMIGLEVEGRPLLRAYSMASANHEEELEFFSIKVADGPLTSKLQKIREGDEILVGRKATGTLITDNLIPGKRLLLLSTGTGLAPFASLIKDPDVYERFETIVLVHGCRQVSELAYGEELVAKLREDELFGPLLSEKLLYYPTVTREPFRNRGRITDLISSEQLFNDIHQAPLNIETDRIMMCGSPGMLDELKQMFESGGFLEGSHNTPGHFVIEKAFVER
- a CDS encoding amino acid ABC transporter substrate-binding protein, which translates into the protein MHQFPRRLAGVGGMLLAACLLATPAPAQTASEGLSPTLANIKRTHVVRLGYRESSPPFSFLDHSNRPIGYSLELCEAIVEEIGIEVDDANLKIEYVKVTSDDRIQAVVQNKIDLECGSTTANAERAKQVAFSPLIFVAGTKLMVPKASTISAPTDLKGKTVVVTKGTTNEQAMHTIDKKFSLGLNIVTAPDHEQSYQTLVDGKADAFATDDILLYGLIARHKAQDKFKVTGEYLSYDPYGIMFRKGEPQLKAVVDRTFRKLGSGRDLVPLYNKWFVARLPTGERLGVSISPQLEEAFKVLDDTQGTSN
- a CDS encoding dicarboxylate/amino acid:cation symporter gives rise to the protein MSSRFTQYILIAMALGIVMGTIVFNYMPENRVEIAASVNLIAMLFLRLIKMIIAPLVFATLVGGIAHMGSGSKLGRVFAKTMGWFVSASFVSLLLGLVMVNLLQPGANFPGTLPDKAQSTGLPVSAFSIEKFLTHLIPTSIADAMAQNEILQIVVFAVFFAVALGAMPERAKPIMGLIDDLAHIMLKVTGYVMLFAPIAVWAAIMATVSKNGLGVLWKLIVFMGGFYLSLLILWGILVVVGFMVIGPRYSHLLRLIREPLMIAFSTASSEAAYPKTLEGLNRFGASSRISSFVLPLGYSFNLDGTMMYCTFASVFIAQTYHIDMSLGTQLAMLATLMITSKGVAGVPRASLVVIASTLSQFGIPEAGLLMIMGIDTFLDMGRSATNVIGNSLATAVVAKWEGELKAEHELGPDDAVPSDAVPGDAVPAQ
- a CDS encoding NADP-dependent oxidoreductase; its protein translation is MNDTVNRQILLVEKPTGKLGPEHFKMVSGKLPEPKDGEVLVKARYISLDAANRAWMHGATYRAAVEANTVMAGGSIAEVVSSKAPGLAPGDIVFGDTGWQDYAAVPAKHLTKMPDMEPMTHLLSVYGIAGLTAYFGLLQVGKPREGETVVVSAAAGSVGSIVGQIAKIKGCHVVGIAGGKDKCHWLTSELGFDAAVDYKDGATFKALRAAAPKGIDVYFDNVGGDILEACLSLMNNRGRIACCGAISQYDGVPSAHGPRGVPGLIVVKRLIMQGFIVMDYMNESAAALADLRSWVASGKLKVQEDVIDGIENTPKALIGLLAGENRGKRMVKV
- a CDS encoding bifunctional folylpolyglutamate synthase/dihydrofolate synthase — protein: MFDLPKYGDGICLARMAGLLEALGIDRARLQRISVVVTGSNGKGSTAAMCAAIARAYGLRTGLFTSPHLLRFNERVQVGGVEIGDDALGRLKLRVEAAIADVSKQMGEQFGAFEALFALACLHFQASGCDFAVFEAGIGGRYDPVRLIGARETCVTSVDYEHVELLGNSLELIVSDKSDACAAGGTIVYGENCRDLRPHLVEYNRGCGCTPLFIRDDIRIDNAVTAASDQHFDFQFGYHDYRRLEVSLPGAFQFNNAAIAAALFLLWLQREHPRRASDRIETAVRAGLRDTRWPGRLEIIQHDPLTVIDVGHTPDGIRQSLASLTAIHGADNWILVTGASRDKKADEIIGALAPSFDTIICTAAHHKGASAEGIAAAARLANPKAVIRLARTIEDAVRVSQELAKAKRQKIYVAGGLFLAIEYATAAKGGRAEDLKFF
- a CDS encoding FMN-binding glutamate synthase family protein; the encoded protein is METLLLPFSPRYIVLTICAVVTALLTGIGIFDHNPKAWEILLIPIAIFGALTFLGIRDLLQKNHAVLRNYPISAHIRFLLEEIRPEIRQYFFESEKDGMPFSRDTRALVYQRAKMQLDKRPFGTQEDVYREGYEWMHHSVAPKARSGAEFRVTVGGPDCTNPYSASVFNISAMSFGALSPNSVRALNAGARKGGFAHDTGEGGVSPYHRENGGDIIWEIGSGYFGCRNRDGSFNPEEFARISSDDQIKMVELKISQGAKPGHGGVLPAAKVSEEIAKIRGVPMGEDCISPATHRAFSTPLQMMAFIGEMRRLSGGKPTGFKMCVGHPWEFLGICKAMLETGIYPDFIVVDGNEGGTGAAPLEFMDHLGMPMREGVSFVHNALIGINARDRIRIGCAGKIATAFDMARAMAIGADWCNSARGFMFALGCIQSLSCHTDRCPTGVTTQDPTRARALVVPLKTERVYSYHHATLHALSELLAAAGLDHPQQLRPIHFSKRTSSTEVMSFAKLYPSLRPGELIEGTQDPRFRDAWAMARADSFQPVG